A stretch of Lathyrus oleraceus cultivar Zhongwan6 chromosome 6, CAAS_Psat_ZW6_1.0, whole genome shotgun sequence DNA encodes these proteins:
- the LOC127098510 gene encoding probable plastid-lipid-associated protein 13, chloroplastic, with protein MATSVSASHPCISSITNCSIPSSSSSSSSSSWKVSSSRVKWQRRSYCRAMVQIQTGAPAAYAKEMERLSAKESLLLAFKDAGEFEGLVSGKTTEYQRIDVNERITGLERLNPTPRPTTSPFLEGRWKFEWFGPGSLGLFAARVIFENFPSSLANLSKMDVFIKDGNAKITANTTFLNSIESSVILSTKLTVEGPLRMKEEYVEGILVSPTVLENRVPEQLKGALGQAVNVLQQLPVPLRDALSNGLKVPLSGSFQRLFMISYLDEEILIIRNTSGIPEVLTKIEATPSPLGDSNPGYES; from the exons ATGGCTACTTCTGTTTCTGCTTCTCATCCCTGTATTTCATCTATCACCAATTGTTCAATCccttcatcatcatcttcatcttcttcttcttcatggaAAGTCTCATCCTCACGCGTCAAGTGGCAGAGACGTTCCTATTGTAGAGCTATGGTTCAAATTCAAACTGGCGCACCCGCCGCGTATGCTAAGGAAATGGAACGCCTATCCGCCAAAGAATCGCTTCTCCTTGCG TTTAAAGATGCAGGTGAGTTTGAGGGCTTAGTCTCTGGGAAGACAACCGAATATCAAAGAATTGATGTGAATGAGAGGATAACTGGTCTTGAGCGGCTCAATCCAACACCTCGACCCACGAC GTCACCTTTTCTAGAAGGTCGATGGAAATTTGAGTGGTTTGGTCCTGGATCTCTCGGGTTGTTTGCGGCTAGGGTTATATTTGA GAATTTTCCTTCAAGTTTAGCTAATTTGTCGAAAATGGATGTCTTCATCAAGGACGGAAATGCAAAGATTACGGCAAACACAACATTTTTAAACTCG ATAGAAAGCAGTGTTATTCTCTCAACCAAGTTAACTGTCGAGGGGCCACTTAGAATGAAAGAGGAGTATGTAGAAGGGATTCTTGTGTCACCAACAGTTTTGGAAAACAGAGTACCAGAACAGCTCAAAGGTGCACTTGGACAGGCAGTTAATGTTTTACAACAGCTACCGGTACCTTTACGCGATGCTCTTTCCAATGGACTAAAAGTTCCTCTAA GTGGAAGCTTTCAGAGACTCTTCATGATTTCTTATCTCGATGAGGAGATACTT ATAATAAGGAACACATCTGGGATTCCAGAAGTTTTAACAAAAATTGAAGCAACACCATCGCCTCTGGGAGATTCAAATCCAGGGTATGAAAGCTAG